The Salvia splendens isolate huo1 chromosome 21, SspV2, whole genome shotgun sequence genome includes a window with the following:
- the LOC121783532 gene encoding ferruginol synthase-like, with amino-acid sequence MDPLLSSLLIALSLVGLTGFLFLRSRRGPRFPPGPRPLPVIGNFHQLGKKPYETLSHLAKTHGPLMSIRLGSLYTVIVSSPEMAKELLQRHGQVFSGRTIAQVMHARDLNKLSMAFTPAGKEWRDKRKICKEEVFSERSLEGSEALRQEKLQQLVEHVGRHCERGDVVDIHDVLLVTNLNLMLTTLFSTRSPDFESKTTKEFKEIVEVIAIAVAVPNFADYFPILKPLDPQGIKRKAELYFGKLFEKFEGFLNERLESRKNNPGGPKEQDLLETLVDISQGTGYNLTTEEIPYLLFDLFVGGSETNATSIEWIMTELLFNPDKLKRLKEEIKSVVGEKGQIREADIARLPYLEAVVKETLRFHPPGPLLLPRRSEADQEVNGYMIPKGAQILFNVWAMGKDPSIWTDPDTFEPERFLEKRVDFKGQHFELIPFGAGRRICPGMPLATRILQMTTAVLVHNFEWRLEKDKDHADHKGEVLGVALRRETPLRAFPFKI; translated from the exons ATGGATCCCCTCTTATCCTCTCTTCTCATTGCTCTATCCTTGGTCGGTTTAACCGGCTTTCTATTCCTCCGTTCGCGGAGGGGGCCTCGGTTCCCTCCGGGCCCCAGACCCCTCCCGGTCATCGGAAACTTTCACCAGTTAGGAAAAAAACCCTACGAAACACTGAGCCACCTCGCCAAAACCCACGGCCCCCTCATGTCTATCCGCTTGGGGAGCCTATACACGGTGATCGTCTCCTCGCCCGAGATGGCGAAGGAGCTCCTCCAGCGCCACGGCCAGGTCTTCTCCGGTCGCACCATCGCCCAAGTGATGCACGCACGCGACCTGAACAAGCTCTCCATGGCCTTCACTCCGGCCGGGAAGGAGTGGCGCGACAAGCGCAAGATCTGCAAGGAGGAGGTCTTCTCCGAGCGCAGCCTCGAGGGAAGCGAGGCCCTCCGCCAGGAGAAGCTGCAGCAGCTGGTGGAGCACGTGGGGCGCCACTGCGAGCGCGGGGATGTTGTGGACATCCACGACGTCCTGCTCGTGACAAACCTCAACCTCATGCTCACCACTCTCTTCTCCACCCGCTCCCCCGACTTCGAGTCCAAAACCACCAAGGAGTTCAAGGAGATCGTCGAGGTCATCGCTATCGCTGTCGCTGTCCCCAACTTCGCCGACTACTTCCCCATCCTCAAGCCCTTGGATCCGCAGGGGATCAAGCGCAAGGCTGAGTTATACTTCGGCAAACTCTTTGAGAAATTCGAAGGTTTTCTGAACGAGAGGTTGGAGTCGAGAAAGAATAACCCGGGGGGTCCCAAAGAGCAGGATCTGCTCGAGACGCTTGTCGATATCAGCCAAGGAACCGGCTACAACTTGACCACTGAAGAAATTCCTTATTTACTTTTC GATTTATTTGTGGGAGGATCTGAAACGAACGCGACGTCGATTGAGTGGATTATGACTGAGCTATTGTTCAATCCGGATAAATTGAAAAGGCTAAAAGAAGAGATAAAAAGCGTGGTGGGAGAGAAGGGGCAAATAAGGGAGGCGGACATCGCGCGCCTCCCGTATCTGGAGGCGGTGGTGAAGGAAACACTTCGTTTTCACCCACCCGGGCCTCTCTTACTCCCTCGGAGATCAGAAGCCGATCAAGAGGTGAATGGTTATATGATTCCGAAAGGGGCGCAGATACTCTTCAATGTGTGGGCAATGGGCAAAGATCCGAGCATTTGGACAGATCCGGACACGTTTGAGCCCGAACGGTTCCTTGAAAAGAGGGTGGACTTCAAAGGGCAGCATTTCGAGCTCATACCGTTCGGGGCGGGGCGGAGAATATGCCCCGGAATGCCATTGGCGACCCGGATTCTGCAGATGACGACGGCGGTTTTGGTTCATAATTTTGAGTGGAGACTTGAGAAAGACAAGGATCACGCAGACCATAAAGGAGAGGTGCTTGGTGTGGCCTTGCGCAGAGAAACTCCACTAAGAGCTTTTCCCTTTAAAATTTAA